A stretch of Brassica rapa cultivar Chiifu-401-42 chromosome A08, CAAS_Brap_v3.01, whole genome shotgun sequence DNA encodes these proteins:
- the LOC103836240 gene encoding F-box/kelch-repeat protein At4g38940, producing the protein MEQLSELSVSPLIPSLPNDVTLDIVARVPRSHYPTLSLVSKSFRKLIASSKLYKRRSQLGINQHRLFAVLRNSNSGDFSLYILHRKLNCTNRLVYAFNDIDVLSIDCTSHTVHPIADIPQRMAYKVVNAVGKKVYVLGDSFCHVIEEGGGWWKGWRKAVTVFDAETQSWGAKLVKEDMAIGLGPFWSDSVVMEGKVYMKGCINRNSFVYGPVGKKWEVMDEVMNSKDWEGACVVDDVLYYHDCSEKAVLRAFDPKQRCWSVVSGLEEFLAAETAKSKWCDAVSYGEKKLALFFPKKHEGSKVICCAEIALERRQGGEIWGKMESCDVVVDDGVSELVKCVAVTV; encoded by the exons ATGGAGCAACTCTCGGAGCTGTCAGTGTCTCCTCTGATTCCGTCACTTCCAAACGACGTTACCCTCGACATCGTAGCTCGCGTACCCAGAAGCCACTACCCAACTCTCTCCCTCGTCTCCAAGAGTTTCCGGAAACTCATCGCCTCGTCTAAGCTCTACAAGAGGCGATCTCAGCTAGGCATCAACCAACACCGTCTCTTCGCCGTCCTCCGCAACAGCAACTCCGGTGATTTCAGTCTCTACATCCTCCACAGGAAACTCAACTGCACTAACCGCTTG GTGTATGCGTTTAACGACATCGACGTGCTCAGCATTGACTGCACATCTCACACGGTCCACCCCATCGCCGACATCCCTCAGCGCATGGCTTATAAAGTGGTTAACGCGGTCGGGAAGAAGGTTTATGTACTCGGTGATTCGTTTTGTCATGTGATTGAGGAGGGTGGTGGGTGGTGGAAAGGGTGGAGGAAGGCAGTGACGGTGTTCGATGCAGAAACACAATCGTGGGGGGCTAAGTTGGTGAAGGAAGATATGGCTATAGGTCTAGGTCCCTTTTGGTCTGACTCTGTGGTGATGGAGGGTAAGGTTTACATGAAAGGCTGCATCAACCGCAACTCTTTTGTTTATGGGCCAGTGGGAAAGAAATGGGAAGTGATGGACGAGGTGATGAACTCTAAGGACTGGGAAGGTGCGTGTGTGGTTGATGATGTCTTGTACTATCACGATTGTTCCGAGAAGGCGGTTTTGAGGGCTTTTGATCCAAAGCAGAGGTGTTGGAGTGTTGTCAGCGGTTTGGAAGAGTTTTTGGCGGCTGAGACTGCTAAGTCGAAGTGGTGCGATGCGGTGAGCTACGGCGAGAAGAAGTTGGCTCTCTTCTTTCCTAAGAAACATGAAGGCAGTAAGGTCATTTGCTGTGCAGAGATTGCTTTGGAGAGACGCCAAGGAGGAGAGATTTGGGGTAAGATGGAGTCGTGTGATGTTGTCGTTGACGATGGGGTGTCTGAACTGGTGAAGTGTGTGGCTGTTACCGTTTGA